The Treponema succinifaciens DSM 2489 region GTTGGAGGAATCTGGGCTTTGCAGGGCGGTGGAGATTTTGCTGCAAGAGCAATCAAAGGTCTTGTTTCTGGCAATGTAGAAAATATTCTTGTAATTGTATTCGGAGTGATTGAACTTCTTGTTGGCGTCTTTATGATTTTAAAGATTGTGATTGGCGACCGCTTTGGAAGCTTTGGAACTGTTCTGGCTCTTATTGCAATTGTTGTTTGGATTGTTGCCATTGTTCTTTCTGATATTCTTGGAGCAAGCGGAATTCTTAACGGCGGCTCAAAAAATTTCCTTGAATGGCTTTATACTTTTGCCCAGCATCTTATTATTCTTGGCGCGATTTTAGCAGTAAGATAAGCTTAAAGTCAAAAAGCAAAAAGCCCGGCAAAAATGCCGGGTATTTTTATTTTCTTATTCTTGCAAAGAGTTTTCTTAAAAGTCCCACTTTTCCAAATCCGAGCCAGTAAATAAGCATAAGGAATAGAACAGAAGGAACTCCAAAAATTACAATGTACAATGCGGTGAAAATAAATTTCACAAAGAAATTCAGTATGTTTGCGAAGAACTGGCGCAGTTGTGAATTTGTGTCGGGCATTACAAATCCGCTTTCATTTTGATTTACAGGAAGCTCCGCAGTAACATAAATTGTAGAATAATCAATTTGCGACTTTAAGCGGTTCATTTGTCCTTGCATTCTCTCAAGCTCAGAAGTTACATCGTTGATTTTTGTTTCAATCTTGAGCATATCCTGCATGTCTTTTGCTTCTGAAAGATATTTTTTTAGACGTTCAAGCAAAACTTTGCGTGTTGAAAGCCGTGTGTCCAAGTCATAAAATTGCTCTGTAACATCGCTGGAATTTATATTTTTTGATTTAAGCTTTCCGATTTGTCCGCATTCCTGCATTGCCTGCGAAAAAGAGCCGCTTGGAATTTTTGCCGTTATTCTTATGGAGCTTGTGTTTTCAAACGAGTCTGAAATATATCCGCCGAATTTTTTTATCCAGGATTCAACGGATGATTTGGAGTCTGAAAGATTTGAAACTTCAATTGTAAGGTTTCCTGTGTAGATGAGTTTTCGGTCTTGTCTTGGCTGCCCTGATTCAGAAGGAAGCTCTGTTGATTCTTCAAACGCCATGTCCTGCATCACGTTCATTGCGGAATCTGCCCTTGCCGACATTTTCATTGTCTTTGCCATTGGCGCAAACATTTCCGTTTTTACAGCCTGATTTTTTCCGCATGAAATAAATAAAAAAGCCGCAACCAAAGCCGCCGCTGATTTTCTTAAAAGATGTTTCATTTTTCCTCCAAAGCTATGTATTCATAATAACTCATTTTGCCTTGGGTTACAATTTTGCGTTAGCCTGCTGAAAATGTGTGGTCTGTTCCGCTGTGAGCTTTTTCCAATGCGGGCTTTAACTGTTCTGTCCAGAATTTGTCTTCAATTTTGTATCCGCCTGACGAATATCCGATTTTTCTATCTGCGCGGACTTTTTCTCCGTGAAAATCGCTTCCTGCTGTTGAAAGCATTCCGAGCATTTCTGCAAGTTCTTCAAGCCGCCGGGCTTCAGAAAACCTGATTCCCGGATGATGCGCTTCAAGTCCCTCAACGCCCGAATTTCTTACTTCAAGCATTGTCTCTTCCATTTTTCCCCAGGAAACGTACATCGACATTGGATGCGCTTGAACTGGAATTCCGCCGGATTCTTTTATTGCTTCCACGGCTTTTCTTAAATTTTCCCCGGTTTTGTCTACATAGCAGGGACGGCCTTTTGCAAGGAACAAGTTAAATGCCTGCTGAGTTTTTTTTATTATTCCTTTTTCCATGAGAAGTTTTGCAAAGTGAGGTCTGCCGATTGTTTTTGTGCCGGATTTTTCCACAAGCTCTTCATAGGAAATGTCGATATTTTGTTCTTGAAGTTTTTGGATTATTTTTTTGTTTCTTGAATCGCGTTCGCCTCTTAAAAATTCAATTGTTTCAAGAAGTTTTTTTCCGGGCTTTTTAAGTCCCAGTCCAAGAAGATGAAATTCTCCGCTCGGCCATTCTATAGAAATTTCTATTCCCGGAATGAATTCAATGCCAAGCTCTTTTGCTTTTTCTTGAGCTTCCAGAATTCCGTCTATGTTGTCGTGGTCTGTAAGCGCGATTGCTGAAATCTTTTTTTCTGCGGCGTAGGAAATTAGCTGGCTCGGTGTGCAAGTTCCGTCGGAAGCTGTTGAATGTGTATGCAAGTCTATCATGCGGAATTCTCTTTAACAAGGTAGCATAAATAAAAAAATTGTGATATACTAAACAAGTATAGGTGTTTTTTTTCAAATCAATGCTCTTTTTAGAGTTTTGGTTTTTGCGAGGAAGGTTATGTCAAAGGTTGTGCAATTCAGCAAAGGCTCTATTATTTTTTTTGAAGGCGACAAAGACGAAAATATTTATATTCTCCAGTCAGGCGCAGTTGCTTTGCGTAGCATGGATTTGGAAACTGGAGAGCAAATTTCAGAGCAGCTTCATATTGGAGAATTTTTTGGTGTAAAAAGCGCGCTTGCCAAAATGCCGAGCCTTGTAACTGCTTCCGTGCTGGTTGATTCGATTGTTGTTCAGCTTTCAGTTTATGAGTTTGAAAAAATGTTCGGCTCAAAGGCTTTTATCACAGAAAAAATGCTTAGAGTTTTCAGCAAGTCGCTTAGAGATATTCATAAAAAAACAGAGCAGTATTTAGGCGGAAACAGTATTTCAATTTCGCCGGAACACGGAATGTTTATGGTTGCCAACGCTTTTTACAATGACGGCCAGTTCAAAAGCTGCTGCGATGTTCTTACTAGAATTTTAAAGCTGAATCCTAATCCTGCGAACAAAGTTGAAATTGCAAAGCTTTTTACCAATGCGAACACAAGAAAAGGCAGGGAAAATGCCAATAATATTTCTTCCGAGGATATTTCCGCAAAATCTGGAAGCCTTTCTGTAAACCAGTTTTCACTTCCTGCTTTTGACCGTTTTACAAAAAAATACAAGCGCGGTGATGTCATTATAAGTGAATTTGAGCCGGGCGAAACTTTTTATCTTATAAAATATGGCGAAGTTCAGATTGAAAAGTGCATAAAGAGCCAAAACAAAAGCCTGGATATTCTTGGCAGCGGAGCTTTTTTTGGTGAAATGGCGATTCTTGACAATTCCCAGAGAAGCGCGTCTTGTGTTGCCAGAACTGATGTTGCCTGTCTGGAATTCAACAAGGAAAACTTTAAGGCTCTTGTGCTTGGAAATCCGCAGATTGTAATGAATCTTCTTAAGCTTTTCTGCAAAAGAATTTATGACCAAAACCGCCAGTTTAAAATTATTCTTATAAAAGATATTTACACAAGAATTTGCGATGTTTTTTTGATGTATGATGAGCTTGCCGGCGGAACTTCCAGAAGAAAAGACGATGACGGAAATTTTAAGCGCAAATTTTTTATTACTGCAAATGACATTGCAAGCTGGGCTTCTATTCCGCTTGATCAGGCAAAAGATTGTCTTGTGCGTCTTATGGACCGCGGAAAGATTCAGATTTTTGAAGACTACATGATTGTTTCTAATATCCACGATTTAAGAAGAATTGTTGACTCATATTACATGAAACTTGGTTCAACAACAAAGCAGCCTACTTAATTAGCAAAAAAGGCTGTCTTTTAAGAAGTTTTGACAACTTAAATGACAGCCCTGACAAATGTGTGCATTCAGTAATGATAAAGAATCAAGACAGAAGATGACTTTTTTATTTCAGTTCAAGACCGATGCTGAACGCTTTTCCTGCAAAGTCGCCGAGTTTAAGATAATGCTGGTTCACCGGATCGTAGGAAATCGGATTCAGCTTTTTCACATCAACTTTTCCGTTTGAATCAAGAACAGAATCGTCAATGCTCACGTTCACGATTTGACCGAACAGGTGGCTTGTCTTTTCATCGTAGCTTATGAGATTGCACTCAAGCGCAAACGGAAGTTCCCTGATTAATGGCGCGTCAACAAATTCCGACTTTTCCGCATGGAATCCCGCCTTTGTGAATTTATCCGGCGTATTGTTTGCCGAAACAAGTCCGACGTAATCGCATTCCTTTGCTAATTCCGCAGTTCCCACGCTGACTGTAAAAGCCTTGCGCTCAAGGATGTTTTTTACAGTTTTATGCGACGCGCTCAGGCAAAGCCCTATCTCCTTTTCATCACTGATTGAGCCCCAGGCCGCGTTCATTGCGTCCGGAGTTCCGTCCTTGTCGTAAGATGCCACAATAAGCACCGGCATAGGATAAAGCCATTCTTTTGCACCGAAGTTTTTTCTCATAATTCCTCCAACACATTCGCAATGAAATGAGAATATGCAGTTGATAATAAGGGTTGCAACGCAAACTTTTAAATAAAAACTTTGACGCTATGTTAGGCAAAGTTTTTATTACATTCTCCTGTAGAATATTCAGTCTGTTAGCAGATATACAAAATATACAAAAAATTTTTACGTTTGGCATTAGCTGCTTCAGGGCAAACGCATTATAAATAATTTAAGTAAAGTTTGCGCGAAGGAACCGTGCCTGGGAGCCAGTTTTATGCTGAATACATTTATAATGCGTTTGTCATGTTAGCTGCTTGAGGTTGACCGGCAGTATTTTTTTTATGATAATCAGCTTTATGAAAAACAATGTGATTTTGATTGGAATGCCTGGAGCCGGAAAAAGCACAGTTGGCGTTGTGCTTGCAAAACTCTTGAATTATAAATTTGTTGACAGTGATATTGTGATTCAGCAGAAAATGAAGAAAAAACTCAATGAGCTGATTTTAGAGCAAGGTGCGGAATATTTTAAGAAGATTGAAAATAAAATCAATTCCGGCTTGAATATAAAAAAATGTGTTGTTGCTACAGGCGGAAGCGTTGTTTTTGGAAAAGACGCAATGGAGCATTTTAAAAAAATCGGCACAGTTGTTTATTTAAAAGCAAGTCTTGATTCCCTTGAAAAACGTCTTGGAGATTTGGACAAAAGAGGAGTTGTCCATAAACCGGGAGAAACTCTTTTGGACATTTTTAATGAGCGTTCACCTCTTTATGAAAAATATGCGGATATAATTATAGACGAAAATGATTCAGAAATATCCAAGATTGCAATGAAAATAGAAACTGCTATTTTTTAGGAATTATCTAAGTCCCAAAGTAATGCACCATTCCAGGCTTGAGTTCATGCTTCCGCCGAAGACTAAGTTTCCAAGAATCGTGTGAAGCACAATGTAAAGGTCTCCTCCAGCTTCAAATTTTCTGCCCGCAAAAAGCCTTCCCTCAGGAGAGTCTTGGTCTATAAACGGGTCATAGTCTGAGCTTACCGCGGCTTTTGCTTCTGCCACAGCGAGCAACGGTATTCCTGAAAGATTTGTTATCTTTTGCCTGAAAGAAATTCCTGCAATTGCAAAGTCGCGTCTCAATGTTCCTGTTGGATAGCCGCTCATTCCGTCCGCACCTCCAAAATTACAGTAGCCGGAATTCAGCTCGTAAGGAAATCTGTTGCTGCAGAAAACAGAAGAAATTCCGATTGAATTTTTTTCGTCCGCAAGCTCAAATCTTTTTTCCGCTGAAAATCTAAAGTCGTAAATTGGGTCGTCTTGCATATCGTCTGTTTTTCCGCCGAAATTAAAAATAGATTCCAGCCTGCCGCCGTAAAGAGAAGCGTAATCGTTGTGCAGCGTTGTAAAAATAATTTCGCTGTGAAGATAGCTCGTGTTGTGCCATTTTTCAGTTGCGATTAATTTTTCCGCGGAATATGCAATGCCGGCTTTTGCTGTAAAATAATCTGTGTGCCTGAATCTGATTCCGCCGAAAAGCTCAATGCCTCTGTCTTCTGCAATCGTTCTGTCGTTAAAGTAAATGTTTGTCGCCGGAGAACAGCTTCCGTACTTGAGTGAATTTTTAAAGTCAAGGCTCAATATGCTGTCTTTAAAATCCGCCAGCTTCGGGAAAAATTCAGTTTCAAAAGTTATTGTGTTTCCGAATGAAAGCCTGAAAAGGGATTCAATTGGAGTGCGCAAGAAAACTCCTGCCGTAAAATTTGGATCTACAGAAAGATATTGTTGAGGCTTGTAGCTTGCGACAGAAACAGATGAAGTTCCTGTGAAAAAAATCTGATTCATGTTCTGGTCGTAG contains the following coding sequences:
- a CDS encoding shikimate kinase; this translates as MKNNVILIGMPGAGKSTVGVVLAKLLNYKFVDSDIVIQQKMKKKLNELILEQGAEYFKKIENKINSGLNIKKCVVATGGSVVFGKDAMEHFKKIGTVVYLKASLDSLEKRLGDLDKRGVVHKPGETLLDIFNERSPLYEKYADIIIDENDSEISKIAMKIETAIF
- a CDS encoding DUF4349 domain-containing protein, which translates into the protein MKHLLRKSAAALVAAFLFISCGKNQAVKTEMFAPMAKTMKMSARADSAMNVMQDMAFEESTELPSESGQPRQDRKLIYTGNLTIEVSNLSDSKSSVESWIKKFGGYISDSFENTSSIRITAKIPSGSFSQAMQECGQIGKLKSKNINSSDVTEQFYDLDTRLSTRKVLLERLKKYLSEAKDMQDMLKIETKINDVTSELERMQGQMNRLKSQIDYSTIYVTAELPVNQNESGFVMPDTNSQLRQFFANILNFFVKFIFTALYIVIFGVPSVLFLMLIYWLGFGKVGLLRKLFARIRK
- a CDS encoding flavin reductase family protein; translation: MRKNFGAKEWLYPMPVLIVASYDKDGTPDAMNAAWGSISDEKEIGLCLSASHKTVKNILERKAFTVSVGTAELAKECDYVGLVSANNTPDKFTKAGFHAEKSEFVDAPLIRELPFALECNLISYDEKTSHLFGQIVNVSIDDSVLDSNGKVDVKKLNPISYDPVNQHYLKLGDFAGKAFSIGLELK
- a CDS encoding Crp/Fnr family transcriptional regulator, which gives rise to MSKVVQFSKGSIIFFEGDKDENIYILQSGAVALRSMDLETGEQISEQLHIGEFFGVKSALAKMPSLVTASVLVDSIVVQLSVYEFEKMFGSKAFITEKMLRVFSKSLRDIHKKTEQYLGGNSISISPEHGMFMVANAFYNDGQFKSCCDVLTRILKLNPNPANKVEIAKLFTNANTRKGRENANNISSEDISAKSGSLSVNQFSLPAFDRFTKKYKRGDVIISEFEPGETFYLIKYGEVQIEKCIKSQNKSLDILGSGAFFGEMAILDNSQRSASCVARTDVACLEFNKENFKALVLGNPQIVMNLLKLFCKRIYDQNRQFKIILIKDIYTRICDVFLMYDELAGGTSRRKDDDGNFKRKFFITANDIASWASIPLDQAKDCLVRLMDRGKIQIFEDYMIVSNIHDLRRIVDSYYMKLGSTTKQPT
- a CDS encoding PHP domain-containing protein encodes the protein MIDLHTHSTASDGTCTPSQLISYAAEKKISAIALTDHDNIDGILEAQEKAKELGIEFIPGIEISIEWPSGEFHLLGLGLKKPGKKLLETIEFLRGERDSRNKKIIQKLQEQNIDISYEELVEKSGTKTIGRPHFAKLLMEKGIIKKTQQAFNLFLAKGRPCYVDKTGENLRKAVEAIKESGGIPVQAHPMSMYVSWGKMEETMLEVRNSGVEGLEAHHPGIRFSEARRLEELAEMLGMLSTAGSDFHGEKVRADRKIGYSSGGYKIEDKFWTEQLKPALEKAHSGTDHTFSAG